The Paraburkholderia agricolaris genome includes the window CCGCGTGAGTCGGTGCAACTGCTGCGTGCTTCGTCGTTTGCGTCAACGCCGACAACATCGAGTGGTCGTTGAAGCGGAAGAAGCATAAAAGCTGATCGGAAGCGGCCAGCTTGACGATCTGCGCGAGCGACAGCCCGGCAAGCAAATCAGCCAGTTCCGACGACAGTCCCAGCCGGAACATGCCGACCGGTTTGTCCTCACGCAACATACGTTGCGCGAGCATGATGTAAGACAAGTTGATCTCGCGGATTGAATCCAGCGTCTCGCTGCTACGGTCCATTTTCTGTGTT containing:
- the flhD gene encoding flagellar transcriptional regulator FlhD, translating into MDRSSETLDSIREINLSYIMLAQRMLREDKPVGMFRLGLSSELADLLAGLSLAQIVKLAASDQLLCFFRFNDHSMLSALTQTTKHAAVAPTHAAILLAGQPAEQFA